In a single window of the Natronomonas salsuginis genome:
- a CDS encoding ABC transporter permease subunit yields the protein MSRLDGFGPVAWRELSTVARTRSYLFLSAGLLAVFAGILRAGGGIGGGYVPAAVDLLLPLELLVPLVAVALGYRAFSGDNDDRSVLRTYPVSNASLVSGVFAGRLVGLAGIVGGPLAVVGVAVSLVGGPESRVFAVHRGIDSPVLFVRFIALTICFGAVVLAMTMAAAVVVRTGRAALAAALAILVAVVAGGDLLVLAGVTADSIGDEFLETALAVSPNAAYRGLVLETVVGVATDTGRAIDVTAAIAGLFAWTASSLAVIVIFVGRSESVLSGIRRVVTDHVLEPALRSYEDARRDR from the coding sequence AACCCGGAGTTACCTGTTCTTGTCGGCCGGACTCCTCGCCGTGTTCGCGGGCATACTCCGAGCAGGGGGTGGGATCGGAGGGGGGTACGTTCCGGCTGCCGTCGACCTGCTCTTGCCGCTCGAGTTGCTCGTTCCGCTGGTCGCGGTTGCGCTCGGGTACCGGGCCTTCAGCGGCGACAACGACGATCGCTCGGTCCTCCGGACGTATCCGGTCTCGAACGCGTCCCTCGTCAGTGGCGTCTTCGCAGGGCGGTTGGTGGGACTGGCGGGTATCGTCGGCGGCCCACTCGCCGTCGTCGGCGTCGCCGTGTCGTTGGTCGGCGGGCCCGAATCGCGAGTGTTCGCGGTGCACCGAGGGATCGATTCACCGGTGTTGTTCGTCCGGTTCATCGCGTTGACGATCTGCTTTGGGGCCGTCGTGTTGGCGATGACGATGGCGGCGGCGGTCGTCGTCCGAACGGGACGAGCGGCCCTCGCGGCCGCACTCGCCATTCTCGTCGCGGTCGTCGCAGGCGGTGACCTCCTGGTGTTGGCGGGGGTCACGGCTGACTCGATCGGCGACGAGTTCCTAGAGACGGCGCTCGCGGTGAGTCCGAACGCCGCCTACCGCGGGCTCGTACTCGAGACGGTCGTCGGCGTCGCGACCGACACGGGACGGGCAATCGACGTGACCGCCGCGATCGCCGGACTGTTCGCGTGGACCGCGTCGAGTCTCGCAGTGATCGTTATTTTCGTCGGCCGATCCGAGTCCGTTTTGAGTGGCATCCGCCGTGTCGTCACCGATCACGTGCTCGAACCGGCGCTTCGCAGCTACGAAGACGCGCGTCGGGACCGGTAG